The Prunus dulcis chromosome 3, ALMONDv2, whole genome shotgun sequence genome segment TTTCATCTTGAATATGAACTCACTGATATGGCGGAAACAAAAGCTACAATGCCACCCTGCATCGGACAAAAGGTAGTCGCTCTGTCTAAAGTGTGCATAGGTAGTATTACCAGTCTGGTACCTGTGAACTGATGCTCTCCAGCTCTTGTCATCTACATAATACTCAAAAGAATACAAGTAATTCTTCAGCCCAAGATGAACAACGGGCGGGGTGTCATCACACCATCTCAATAGATCAATTGTGTGGGCACTCGGAATCTCATCAACATCAGACATTATCAGGAGGTCATCATCTTCTATACCAGCTACTCGAAGAAGCTGGTCAAGTGCCACTCTCTGATATGCCTCCTCATAAAATGGGTTTTCCCCTTTCTTAAATCTTCCTCCAGTAGTAACATAAGTTAGCCGGGGTTCAACAAACTTAAACTTGTCACGGTTTCTTGCGAAAATCAATGGCTTGGGCAAGCCAGTAAACGTTGAGTTGGATTCAAGGAGAACAAACTGTGTCACATATGGATACAATTCATTCCATCGGATTGTAAGCATGTCTACTTCATTACTGAAAAGAACTGCATCATAAACTCGTCTCGGTGATTCACGAATCTTCCACCCATGAAGTCTGCAAAGAGTCTCCATTGACACGTTCTGATGATAGTAGTGCGGGATATCAATGAAAGGCTTTGGAGGAGATTCCCAAAGTGGTCTTAGAAAATACGAGATCTTCTGCCCATGTAAATATATGCCAAACATGCCCAATGGAACAACCGTAAACAGGAAAATGTAAGACTTGAAATCCAAGCCACGCAAAATGCATCGGAGTCTAGACATGCTCAATGCTGCTTGTGAGCCCTGCTGtggatgaaaatgaaaacgtTCTAAGATACCCAGATTACACATACTCAAAAGTCTTTTCAGTAACCGTGTTTTATATCATTAAATTGGAGGAGAATATTAGGg includes the following:
- the LOC117622738 gene encoding uncharacterized protein LOC117622738 isoform X2, which translates into the protein MSDGYYSSKKTDDICDDVCGEGSQAALSMSRLRCILRGLDFKSYIFLFTVVPLGMFGIYLHGQKISYFLRPLWESPPKPFIDIPHYYHQNVSMETLCRLHGWKIRESPRRVYDAVLFSNEVDMLTIRWNELYPYVTQFVLLESNSTFTGLPKPLIFARNRDKFKFVEPRLTYVTTGGRFKKGENPFYEEAYQRVALDQLLRVAGIEDDDLLIMSDVDEIPSAHTIDLLRWCDDTPPVVHLGLKNYLYSFEYYVDDKSWRASVHRYQTGNTTYAHFRQSDYLLSDAGWHCSFCFRHISEFIFKMKAYSHYDRVRFSHYLNPKRIQDVICKGADLFDMLPEEYTFKEIIGKMGPIPRSYSAVHLPAFILNNAEKYKYLLPGNCKRENG
- the LOC117622738 gene encoding uncharacterized protein LOC117622738 isoform X1, which codes for MSDGYYSSKKTDDICDDVCGEQGSQAALSMSRLRCILRGLDFKSYIFLFTVVPLGMFGIYLHGQKISYFLRPLWESPPKPFIDIPHYYHQNVSMETLCRLHGWKIRESPRRVYDAVLFSNEVDMLTIRWNELYPYVTQFVLLESNSTFTGLPKPLIFARNRDKFKFVEPRLTYVTTGGRFKKGENPFYEEAYQRVALDQLLRVAGIEDDDLLIMSDVDEIPSAHTIDLLRWCDDTPPVVHLGLKNYLYSFEYYVDDKSWRASVHRYQTGNTTYAHFRQSDYLLSDAGWHCSFCFRHISEFIFKMKAYSHYDRVRFSHYLNPKRIQDVICKGADLFDMLPEEYTFKEIIGKMGPIPRSYSAVHLPAFILNNAEKYKYLLPGNCKRENG